The region TCCCGGCAGCACGACGGTCGTCCCGGCCCGGCGGCCGGGAAGCCGAACGGGCTCGGCGCGGCCAGCACCACCGGTCGCTCAGCGAACGGCCCGGGGGCGGCGGTTGTCCGTCGCACCCGGGCCGTCGAGATATCAGTAGTAGGTTCGGTACCCGCTCGTGGGATTGCCGGGTGTCACGCGCTCCGGCTCGCGCCGCTGGCGGGCTGGCCGGCGAGGGCCGCGGTCGCCGGCGACAGTGGCGTCGCGCCGCTGATCAGGTCGGCCGCCTTCTCGGCGATCGCGATGACCGCGGCGTTCGGGTTGCCCCGGACCGGAGCGGGCATGACCGACGCGTCCACCACCCGGAGCCCGTCGATCCCCTGGACTTTCAGCTCGGCGTCGACCACGCTGCCCATCGCGCAGGTGCCGCCCGGGTGGAAGATCGAGTGTGCGTACTGACGGATGTACGTGCGCAGGTCGGCGTCGGAATCGGAGGCCGGCGGCTCGAACGTACCCTCGGTGTAGGGCTCCAGCGCCTTCTGCCGGGCGATCTCCAGGCCGATCCGGATCCCCGCGATCGCGACCTCGACATCCGCGTCCTCGGAGAAGTAGTTGTGCACGATCTTCGGCTTCGCCGTCGGGTCGTCCAGGGCGAGCAGCACGCTGCCCCGACTGCGCGGGGTGAGAATGGACGGGCCGAACGAGAAGGCGTGCTGGGTGGGGGTGCCGAGGCCGCTGTCGGCGAACATGACCGGCGCCCCGAGGTATTCGACATCCGGTGCGGGAAGGTCGGCACTGGTCCGGACGAAGCCACCGGACTCGGGGCCGTTCGAGGTCAGCGGGCCCCGACCCTCCTCCATGAACTGGGCGACGTTGGCCGGCTCACCCGCCACCAGCAGGCTGATCGGGTGCGAGTGGGTGAAGATGAGCGGCACCAGCGCGTGGTCGTACAGGTTCTGGCCGACCAGCGGCTGATCCAGGGTGACCGGCACGCCCAGCGCGTTCAACAGCCAGGCGGGACCGATGCCCGAGAGCATCAGCAGCTGCGGCGAGTTGTACGCGCCGCCGGCGAGGATGACCTCCCGCCGCGCCTCGATCGTGATCTCCTCTTCCAGCCGGCGGCCGACCACACCGGTGGCGCGGCCCTGGTTGATGAGCACCCGGTGCACCTGGAGGTTCGACTGCACGGTGAGGTTCGGCCGGTCCAGCGCGGGGTGCAGGAACGCGGTCGAGGTGCTCACCCGCTTGCCGTCGCGCTGGGTCACCTGGAAGAACCCGAATCCGTCCTGCTCGGACCCGTTGAAGTCGGGGTTGACGGCGTACCCGGCCTGGCTGGCGGCCTCGACGAACGCCGCCGACATCGGGTTTTTCGCCCGCCCCTCGGAGACGGTGAGCGGCCCGCCGACCGCGTGGTACGTGGACTCGCCCCGCTCGTTGTCCTCGGAACGCTTGAAGTACGGCAGCAGGTCGTCGTAGCGCCACCCCGGCTGGTTCCACTCGTCGAAGTCGAGCCGGTTGCCGCGGACGTAGACCATCGTGTTGATCGAACTCGTGCCGCCCAGCACCCGACCACGGGGCAGGTAGATCCGGCGGCGGTCCAGGAACGGCTCCTCGTGGGTGCTGAAGTCCCAGTCGAGTTCCGTACGGAACAGCCGGCCGAACGAGGCCGGCACGTGGATGTTCGGCGCGGTGTCCCTCGGGCCAGCCTCGACCAGGCACACCGTCACCGAGGGATCCTCGCTCAGCCGAGCCGCGAGTACACATCCGGCCGACCCGGCACCGACGATCACATAGTCGTACATGTGCTCCTCCATCAGTCGAGCTCCGCAGGGACGAGCCAGCGGGTTGGGTGGTTGGTTGGCGAACACGGCCCACTCCCCGGGCCGCTCGTCCGCGAGATGGCGCTCGCCGGCTGCATGCGGATTCGTCGGAGCGTGCCCAGGCCCGTCGGGCCCGACGTTGCCATCGTCTTTGGATATTGACCCACCCGCATCTCTACGATTGCGGTCTTGGCGAGGCGCGCCGCTGAACCGATCCGGGTCCGCGTCCGACGGCGGGAGAGCGGGCAAACGGTGGCCGATGGTCGCCGTCGGTTCCGCCGCCGCCCCTGCCGCCGGGTGCCGGGTGCCGGGTGCCGGGTGCCGGGTGCCGACGATCCTAGGCCCGACACCGATCGACCGCCATCACATTGAGCATTTTCGAAGGAGCTTCGTCCGGCCCGCCTTGTCATTCTTGATGGGCCGTCCGGCGGCCACCCCGCCGGCACGCGTCGAACGTGAAGTCGATCAGTCCGACGATCGCTGTCGGAGGTTCTTTCTTGCTGCTCAAGCACCTCAGACGAACAGGGGAACAACCGTGACGCAGCCCCCGGCAATCGGTGTCTCTACGAGGGAAGCCGATCCACAGTCGACGGAACCGACACCGGACGGCAGAGCCAGCTCCCCGCCGGTACGTCGGCGGAGCTGGTGGCGCCGTCCCTGGATCCTGCCCGTCGCGGTGATCGCGTACCTCTTCATCCTGATGTTCGTTCCGGCGTACCTGACCTTCGATCCCAGCCAGGCCCGGGTGAACCTGCGCGAGGACGTACCGTGGCACTACGGGGTCCTGGCCGCGCACGTCATCTTCGGCACGGTGGCGATGGCGACGGTGCCGTTCCAGTTGTGGCCCCGCTTCCGGCAGCGCTTCCCGGCGGCGCACCGCTTCATGGGTCGGGCCTACGTCTTCGTGGGAGTGATCCCGTCCTCGCTGCTGGCGTTGGCGATCGTGCCGTTCGCCGCGGGCCCGGCGGGTAACGCGATCGGGGCGCTGCTCTGGCTCGCGGCCAGCCTCTACGGCTGGCGGATGGCCCGCCTGCGTCGGTACCAGCAGCACCGCCGGTTCATGATCTACAGCTTCGCGCTGTGCATGCAGATCATCGAGGGCCGAGTCATGGTGCTGACCATTCCGCACCTGCCCGGATTCGACCCGTCGTCCTTCCCCCTGCTGCTGGAGACGGCCAGCTGGATCGGGATCGTGCTCAACCTGCTCGCCGCCCAGTGGTGGTTGGAGTGGACCGCCCGCCGGAACAAGGGCTCGTTGGCGCCGGCCCGGGTGGGCACCTCGACCCGCTAGTCGCGTCAGGGTGCGGCGGGTGACCGAACAACGAAGGCGGTGGAATCATGCAGGCAGCGGTCGTTCCGAAGGTCAACGCCAGGTGGGAGATCCAGGAGATCCCGACTCCCCGACCGGGTCCCGGAGATGTGCTGATCCGGGTGCACGCCTCGGGTATCTGCGTCAACGACGTGCTGGCCACCCGGGGTGTCATCCCCTTCCCGGCCGTCACCCCGGCGGTGACCGGGCACGAGCCGGTCGGTGAGGTCGTCGAGGTCGGCGCCGGGGTCACCTCCCGGGCGGTCGGGGACCGGGTCGGCACCACCTGGGTACAGGCCACCTGCGGTCGCTGCGACTACTGCCGGCTCAACCTGCCCGTCTCGGGACAGGCCGCGATGAACTGCGTGGCACCCCGTACGACGGGGTTCAGCGTCGCCGGCGGTCATGCCGAGTACGTGGTCGCCGCCGCGGACGCGACGGTGCTGCTGCCGGACGGGCTCGCGTACGAACTCGCGGCGCCGATGATGTGCGCGGGTTACACGAGTTGGAGCGCGCTGCGCCAGAGCGAGCCGAAGCCGCACGAACGGATCGCCGTGCTGGGCGTCGGCGCGCTGGGGCACCTGGCGGTGCAGTTCGCCCACGCCTGCGGGTACGAGACCATCGCCGTCACCCGTTCTCCGGACAAGCACGAGGTCGCCAAACAGCTCGGTGCCGACATCGTGGTGAGCGACGGGGCGGAATTGCGTGACGTGGGCGGCGCCGACGTCATCCTGGAAACCTGCGGTTCCTACCAGGCCGCCTCCGACAGCCTGCGCGGCCTGCGGGTCGACGGTCGACTCGTGCTGGTGGGCCTGGACAACGCCGCCGGATTCAATCTCGCGCCGGAGCGGACCAAGCCGTTCTTCACCCAGCGGCACCGCATCATGGGTGCCACCCACGGCGGGTTGCGTTACCTCACCGAGGCGCTGCAATTGGTCGCCCGTGGCCGTTGCACGCCGGTGGTCGAGACCTTCACCAAGGACCGGATCCCCGACGCGCTCGACCGGGTGGCAAACGGCGACGTGCGCTTTCGTGCCGTAGTGACCTGGTGATATCGGTAGTCCCGGTTCGTCCCGGTCGCGCCGATGACCAGAAGTGCAATCTCAAAGATGCGGATTCGTCCCGGCCCGAGCGCCGCCCGGCGGCGCGGGTCCACGGTGGACGGCCGCGAGCGGCCTACCGTAGGCGGGAAAGCTGACTGGCGGATTATTTCTCGGCAACCGAGGCCGCTAAAGGGTTGACCGGGGCGGCGGGGCATGTTATGGAGCGATGATCATGGATATGACGTATGGTGGTACGGCGCCCCGGCGATGCCACCACGCCGCACATTCCGGGGACACGTCGCTCCGGCCTGGTCATACCAAAGCCACGTCGCAAAAGGGAGAATTTTAATGCGAGTCATGTTCGCCGTCTGGCCCGCCATTGCGCACCTCTATCCGTCGGTGACCCTCGCCTGGGCCTTCAAGGCCGCCGGACACGAGGTGTGCGTCGTGTCCGGACCGGCGGTCGTGAAGCACATCACCGAGGCCGGTCTGACCGCGGTGTCGCTCGGCGACGACCTACCCGAGACGGTCGGCGCCGGCAGCGCGGAGCTGAGGGGCCTCGCCGCGGAGCGGTACGGTGACGCGGCGAGCCAGCTGGCCATCGACGATCCGGGCGAGGCGTACGCCTGGGACTTCTTCCGGATGTTCATGCTGCCGTGCATCTGGAACTTCCACCCTGTCGACGACGCGACGGCGGTGCAGGACTCCGGGGTGGAGAACTTCGTCCGGCTCGCGCGCGGCTGGCAGCCGGACCTGATCGTCTGGGAGCCCTGCTGGCCTTCGGCGGCGATCGCGGCCCGGGCCAGTGGTGCGGCGCACGCGCGCCTGCTGTGGGGTCACGACATGTTCGCGGCGAGCTATGACCGCTGGCAGAAGGCCCGCCAGCTGCCCGGCTCCACGTTGGGCGAGGACCCGCTGACCAGCGCCATGCGGCCGCAGGCCGAGCCGTACGGGTTCGAGGTCGACGACGAGTTGCTCTTCGGGCAGTGGACGATCGACCCCACTCCGGCCGGGATGCGCCTGCCGACCACCCGTTCGGCGCTGTCGGTGCGGTGGGAACCCTACAACGGCACCGCCGTCATGCCGGAGTGGTTGTACGACAAGCCCAGCCGACCGCGCGTCGCGCTGTGCCTGGGCGCCTCCATGCGCGAGTTCGGCAAGGGCGCGGAGGACCTCCAGGCGGCGGTCCGTTCCCTGGTCACGGACATGTTCGAGATGGTGGCCGACCTGGACGTCGAGCTGGTGGCGACGCTGAACGAGTCGCAGCTTGAGGGCGTTCCCCGCGTACCGGACAACGTGCGCATCGTCGAGTACATCCCGCTCGACCTGCTGCTGCCCACCTGTTCGGCATTCATCCACCACGGTGGCCTCGGAACCTGGGCGTCGGCCATTCCGTTCCAGGTGCCGCAGATCATTCCGGTCGAGCTGTGGGGCATCGAGTCGCCGGTGACCGGTCCTTACATGGCCGCCCGTGGTGCCGGTGTCGCGCTCGACCGGTCCACCCAGTCGGTGGAGGACATGCGTAAGCAACTCATCCAGGTGCTGGAGGATCCCTCGTACCGGGAGGGTGCGGCTCGGGTGCACCAGGAGTGGCTCTCGGCGCCGAACTCGCACGACATCATTCCGATCCTGGAGCGGTTGACCGCGCATAACCGCAGCCGCCCCTGACGCGTCGCCGATCAAGCCGCGTCGCCGATCAAGCCGCGTCGGGGACCGACCGGTAAATGCCTCTAGATCGTTTCCGGGTCACCTGTACCGGGCGTTCTGGAGGCATTTTCGGTGGTGGGCCGGCTCCTTTCGCCGGGCCGGACACAATCGACGTACGCGATGAGAATCGGCCGGGTCGACGTACGGGCTGTCCGCCTGGCGGTGCCGGTGAAGTGCGATAGGCTCGGGCGGATCACGTCGGCGCGATATCGGCGGGCCCAACGTGTGCTCCCCGGCCTGCTGGGCGCGGTTGCCGACCGTTCGTCTACCCTGGAGGATCGCTGACTATGGCGACGTACGTGTTGATTCCGCCGGCCGGGAATGGTCCCTGGTATTGGCAGCCGCTGGAGGCCGAACTGCGGGACAAGGGCCATGAGGTGGTAGTGGTTGATCTACCATGCGACGACGATTCGGCCGGGCTGGCCGAATACACCGACGTCGCCGTCAAGGCGATCGGTGATCGCACCGACCTGGTGGTGGTGGCCCAGTCCTTCGGGGCGTACACCGGTGCGTTGGTCTGTGACCGGGTGCCGGCGGACCTGCTGGTGCTGTTGACGCCCATGGTGCCGGCGCCCGGCGAGTCGCCCGGCGAGTGGTGGGGCAGCAGCGGCTACCCGCAGGCCCGGCAGGCGCAGGCCGAGCGGAACGGCTGGACGCCCGAGCAGGACCAGGATCCGAATCTCATCTTCTTCAACGACCTGTCGCCGGAGCTGGTCGAGGCGTCCGCCGAGAACGCCCGGGAGCAGTCCGGCACGCCGTTCGAGAAGCCGTGGCCGCTCGACGCGTGGCCGAACGTGCCGACCCGGGCGCTGATCTGCCGCGATGACCACTTCTTCCCGGTCGATTTCCTCCGCCAGCTGGTCAAGGACCGGATCGGCATCACCGCCGACGAGATGGGTGGGGGCCACCCGGTTGCCCTGAGTCGCCCGAAGGAGCTGGCCGACCAGCTTGAGGCGCTCCGCCTCAAGGCATAGGAAGACCAGGACCTCCTGCCGGACGGTCAACGAGAGCCGGCAATCCCCGGAGAGAACGAGAGCCGGCATCCCCGGAAAGGACGCCGGGCCAGCGAGCGACCCGCTGGCCCGGCGTCCTTTCCCCGGTTGGTCAGCCGCCCACGCCGGGACCGTCGAACCGGATGCTGTCCAGATTGAACAGTCCGCCGCTCGGTCCGGTGAAGATCAGGTACAGCGGTTCCGTGCCGCCCGGATCGGTCAGCGGTGCGATCGGCAGGTCGACGAAGGCGTCCGGGCCGCCGGTGGCGGGGACGTCCACGGTCAGCACCGTCGGCCCACCCACCTCGTGGTTCTGGACGACGATCTTCCCGCCGGGCGCGGTGGCCGACACCCGCAGCCCGATTCCGGTGACGCCGCTCAGGTTCACCGGGTCGATCTTGATCCAGTCGGCCGGATCGATGTCACCGACGTACGCGCCACCGCTGGCGGCGCCGTGCGGCACCACCCGTACGCCGAACGCCTCCACCACGGACTCGGCCTCCCGCGACATCGGTTGCAGGACGTGTCGCGCGGTGCCGGTGAGCCGGGGCGCGGCCCGGTTACCCCGGTCGGTGTAGCTGGCGGTGATCACGCCGGCGGTCGTACCCGGGGTCCGTGCCCCCGGGGTGTCGATCACCCCTGCGCAGCCGGTGGCCCGGCTCAACGGCGGACCGTCCGCCAACCGGTACTCGACCACCACCCGGTCACACCAGCCCCCGGTGTCCTCCGGATCGCTGACCGAGACCCGGTACGGCACCCGGTCGCCGGCGGCGAGCAGCCCGCCGTTGACCGGGGCGGTCAGGCTCACGGCCGGGCGGGTGTTGCCGGCGGTGACCGCCACCCGCGCCGTGCCGGTACGTCCGGTCGGGTCGGTGACGGTGAGCCGCGCCTGGTAGCCGCCCGGCCGGGGGTAGCGGAAGGTCACCGGCCCGGCCCCGGTCGCGTCGGTACGCCCGTCGCCGTCGAAGTCCCAGGAGTAGCGCAACCGGCCACCGTCCGGGTCGTACGAGCCGGCGGAGTGGAACGTCACCACCTGCCCCACCGGCCCGCTGTCCCCGTCGACGGTCGCGGTGGCCAGTGGTGCGCGGCGGCCCTTCGCGTAGTCGATCCGGTAGAGAGCGGAGTCGGTGCCGGCCCGTCCGCGATCCAGCACATAGAGCGAGCCGTCCGGCCCGAACTCCAGGTCCGTCGGCGCGGTCAGCCGCAGCTGGTTGCCGAACGGGAGGATCTCGCCCCGCCGGCCGTCCGTACCGACCCCGATCTCCTTGATCCAGGCCCGGTCCCGGTCGACGGCGAAGGTCCGTCCGTCGTACGAGCGGGGGAAGCCGGTCGGCGACGACAGGCGCGGATCGAAGCGGTAGGTCGGCCCGCCGATCGGGGCCTCGCCACCGTTGCCGAACGGCGGCGTCGAACCGCCGGTGGTGAACTCGGGAACCGAGAGGCCGTCGTAGCTGATCCACGCGCCCTGCGCGGGCGGCAGGCCGACCAGCCCGGTGTTGTGCGGGCTGGTGTTCACCGGTGCCGCGCAGTCGAACGTGCCGCCCGACCCTCCGGTGGCGAAGTCGTGGTCCCGGTAGCCCTGGTTCGCCCCGACGCAGTACGGCCACCCCAGGTTCGCCGGACCCTTGAGCAGGTTGAACTCCGCCTGACCGGCCGGACCACGGTCGGCATCGGCGGCACCGGCGGCCGGGCCGGCGTCACCGAGCTGGATCCAGCCGGTGGCCGGGTCGACGGTGAAACGGGACGGGTTGCGCAGGCCCATCGCGTAGATCTCCGGCCGGGTCTTCGCGGTGCCGGCCGGGAACAGGTTGTGCGCCGGGATCCGGTAGCCGCCGTCCGGCTTCACCGTGATCCGCAGCAGCTTGCCGCGCAGGTCGTTGGTGTTGCCGGCGGTGCGCTGGGCGTCGTAGACCGGGCTACGGCCGGGCCGTTCGTCGATCGGGGTGAACCCGTCCGAGGCGGACGGGTCGGTGTTGTCGCCGGTCGACAGCAGCAGGTTGCCCGCCCGGTCGAAACCGATGTCGCCGCCCGCGTGGCAGCAGAGCCCACGGTCGGTCGGGACCCGCAGGATCTTCTGCTCGTGCCGGAGGTCCAGCCGGTTGTCGCGGCCCAGGGTGACCCGCGAGAGCTGGTCGTAGCCCTGGTAGCGGGCGCGTAGCAGCGGGTTCGCGTCCGCCGGTACGTCGCCGGCCGGGGTGTTCAGCGGCGGCGCGTAGTACAGGTAGACCTGACGGTTGGTGTCGAAGTCGGGGTCGAGGGCGATCGCGTACAGGCCGTTCTCCCGGTGGGTGTACACCGGCAGCTTCCCGGCCAGCGTGGTGTTCCCGTTCGGGGTGGTCAGCCGTACCTCGCCGGTACGCGCGGCGTGCAGCACCCGCCGGTCCGGCAACACGGCCAGCGCGGTCGCCTCGCCGATCCGCGCCCCGCCCTCGGCGAGGGTCACCTGCTCGAACGCGTTGTCGCTGTCGGTGTTGCGGCCCGAGCAGTCGCCCGCCGCCCAGCCGGCCGCGTACGAGATGCCGCCGAGCAGGTGGCCCCGGAACGCCGGGTCGGCGTAGCTGCCGACGCTGTGCCCGAGGTTGGTGTACCAGGAGCGGCCGCCGGCCACCTCCCGGCACCAGGTGACCGGGTGATCACCCATCGCGCCGGTGCCCGGGTCGTAGCTGGACTCGTCCAGCGAGGCGAGCACGTGCACGTCCTGCCGGGGGCTCTGGTAGAAGTTCCACCACTCCTCGGCGAACGCCCACTCCGCCGGCAGGGCGGTGGTCGACGGGTGCCCGCGATCCTCGACCCGGATCAGCGCCGGCTGGGTCTCGGGAAAGGCGGGCTGGGCCGGGTGCGACTCGTAGAAGCTGCCCATCAGGTCGTTGTAGAACCACGGCCAGTTGGTCTCCATGCCGCCGGGGCCGTGCACACCGGCGTACCCGCCGCCGCCCCGGACGTAGCGTTCGAAGGCCGCCTGCTGGTCGCGGTCCAGCACCACACCGATCGCGTTGAGCCAGATGACCGCGTCGAACCGGGCCAGGTTGGCGTCGGTGAACGCGGACGACTCCTGGGTTTCCTCCATGGTGAAGCCGTTCTGCTCACCCATCTCCCGGATGGCGGCGAGACCGTACTCGATGGAGGCGTGGCGGAGGAAGGGGCCGGTCTGGTGGAACACCAGGATCCGGTCGGTGCGCCCCGCGCCGGACGGGGCAGGCGAGTCCGCCGAGGCGGGAGTCGGCTGGAAGCCGCCGCCAAGGGTCAGACACAGCGCCACCACGGCCGTCGCCAGTCGACGGCGCCCGCTGGCGGACGGATGTCCTCGGTTGCTGCTGCTCCCTTGCACCATGACTCCTTACTCTCGCGATCTTTCTGTCGCCCCCCTGTCTAGCGGCGTGCGGCCGGGTTGTCTTATCCGATCGTGCTCGATCAAAGCGGGCCCCGGCCGCGACGGTCGCGGCCCGGACCGCCGGTGCGAGCTGGGGACCCACAGGAGCGACGGTCATCGGGTACGCGCGAATCACGGTGCCCAGGAGGGCACGGTCGAAGAAGTCACGGGGTGGGTTGCCGGTACATGCTTGCCTGGCCCGGTCAACAGCCGGTGCGACGTGCTCCGGAGCCCGAAGCCGGGCCCCGCCATCGCAGCCGACCCCGGTCGGCCCCTCACGAGGGGAGGCACCGTGCGGATTCTCTTCACCACCGTGGCGCTGTCCGGCCACTTCTTCCCGCTGGTACCACTGGCCTGGGCCGGCCGGTTGGCCGGTCACGAGGTGCTGGTGGCGACCTCGGACCGGTTCGTACCGGTGGTACTGCGGTCCGGGTTGCCGGCGTCCTCGTGCGGGCCGGACGTCGACTTCGTCGAGCTGGCCGCCGCCGCGACCGGGCACGGGCCGGACGACCGGCGGTACGCCCACGGTCGCGCGTTCGGGCAGCTCGCCGAGGCCCGGTTGGCGCACGTACGGGAGCTGGTCGAGTCCTGGCAACCGGACGTGGTCGTGTCCGAGCGGGCCGAGTTCGCCGGGCCGCTGGCCGCCGCCGCGCACGGCATCCCGCAGGTGGAGATGCACTGGGGCGTCCCGGAGCTACCCGAGTACCGGGCGGGTGCGCAGGCCGAACTGCGCGGGGTGCTGGCCGACCTCGGTCGGGACACGCTGCCCCGCCCCGCGCGGGTGATCAACCCGTGGCCGCCGAGCCTGCGGCTGCCGCACACCACCGAACACCAGGGCATCCGGTACGTGCCGTACAACGGCGACGCGTACGTGCCCCGCTGGGTGCTCGAACCGCGCGAACGGGCGCGGGTCTGCCTGACCGTCGGCACGCTGGTGCCGCGGCTCGGCGCGGACACGGTGCCGGGGCTGGTCATCCCGGTGCTGGAGGCCCTGGCCCGGCTCGGGCTCGACGTCGTCGTCGCGGTCGACGACGATGTCGTCAACACCTGGCCACCGTTGCCCACCGCGGTCCGGCACGCCGGCCGGCTGCCCCTGGCCCAGGTGCTCGGAGCCTGCGACGTCGTGATCCACCACGGGGGACAGGGCACCGCGCTGACCGCGCTGGCGAGCGGTGTGCCGCAGCTCGTCCTGCCCCAGTTCGACGACCAGGCCGACAACGCCCAGGCGGTCGTGGCATCCGGCGCCGGGCTGAGCCTCGCCCCCGGCAACGCCACCGCGCAGACGGTCACCGAGTACACCCGTGAGCTGCTGGGCACGGTCGGATTCGCCCTGGCCGCGGCCGAGGTCGCCGACGAGGTCGCCGCGCAGCCCACCCCGGCGGAGATCGTCGACCGGCTGCCGGAACTGGTAGTCGCGGCGGCCCTGCCGAGCTGACGATCAGCTCGACCGTACCGGCTCGCCGAGTGCGACCGAGGTTCCGGTCCGCGCCGACTCCAGCAGCGCGTCCAACACACGGGCCGTGGGCATCTGGTCGTGCAGGAACGACCCCACCGCCAGCGCCTCGCGCTGGTCGTCGAGCACCGCACTGACCAGTGCGCGGGCCAGTTGGACGAACGAGGACTTGAACACGGACGTACGGTTGTGCACCTCGTCGGGATCGACACCCTCGGGCCGGTCGACCGTCCGGTGCCCGCCCGACGTGGTCAGCCGCAACTTGTCGGTCAGGCTGAAGTGCGCCTCGCCGGCGCTGCCGAGCAGGTCGACGTCGAACAGGTTCTCGGACGCGGCGGCGGCACTCGCGGAGAGCAGCGCGGTGACGTCGCCGACCCGGTGCACCGACGAGAACGCCGAATCAGCGCTCACCCGATGCGTTCGTCCGGCCGAGTCGCGCCGGGTCGGCACCACGACGTCCAGGGTGCCGAAGACGGTGTCGGTGGACGCGCCGCCGAGCAGGAACTCCACCAGGTCGACCAGGTGGGAGCCCATGGCGAGGCGTACGCCGCCGCCGCGCTCCGCGTCGAAGCGCCACGAGTACGGCACGTCCGGCGACAGCAGGCCCACGCCCTGCTGGTGGATGCGCAGGTGGTACGGCGTACCCAGCTCGCCCGAGGCGATGCGGTCGCGCAGCACCCGCAGGTAGGGATTGAACCGGAGCTGATGGTCGACCAGCACTATCTGGTCGGCGGCGGTCGGAATCTCCAGGAACTTCGCCAGCTCCTCGGCGTCGTGCGCGGCCGGTTTCTCCACGATCACGTGCTTGCCGGACGCGGCGGCGGCCAGGTAGTGCTCGTAGTGGTACTGGTTCGGCGACGCGACGCAGATGACGTCGAGCGACGGGTCGGCGCACAGCTGTCGGTAGTTGTCGTACGCGGTGGGAATGCCGGCCGCCGCGGCCACCTCGCGGGCCCGGCCGGCACTGCTACCGGACAGCGCGACCACGTCGGCCCGTCCGGTGGCGGCGAAACCCGGCAGGTACGTCCGGATACCGACGCCCGTGCCGATCAGGCCGACCCGCAGGCGCCGCCCACTCGTGCTGCTCAATGTCGTCCCCTCGTCGCTCCGACCGCCGGTGGCCCGGTGAGCCGCTCAGTACGGGCCGATGAAGTCGCGTGCCAGTTCATCCAACTCGACCGAGACCTTCTGGTCCATCCCCAGTACCTCCAGGCACGCCTTGGCGATCGCCTCGGCGTCGGGGTTGAACGCCTGCTCCAGTGGCCAGGACACCGGTGCCGGGCTGTCCGGCAGGGTCACCCGGCGCACCGGGGCGCGCAGCGATCCGAGTACGTTCTCCGCGACCACGGCGGCCACCTCGGCGCTGAATCCGTACCGGGCCCAGCTGGTGTCGGCCACCACCAGGTGCCCGGTCTTCGCCACCGAGGTACAGATGATCTCCTCGTCCAGCGGGCGGATGCTGCGAACATCCACCACCTCGGCGTTGACGCCCCACTCGGTCAGCGCCTCGGCGGCCCGCTCGGCCTCGCGGACCATCAGCGAGGCGGCCACGATGGTGATGTCCTGCCCGGCTCGGGCGATCCGACCCACGCCGAAGGGAACCGCCACCGGCTCCTCGGGCACCTCACCCTCGACCTCGTACAGACCTCGGTTCTCCAGCAGGACCACGGGGTTGTCCCCCTGAAGGGCGCTGATCAGCAGCCCCTTGGCGTCCGCCGGGGTGGCCGGGGTGGCCACGTACAGGCCGGGGAAGTGCCCGAAGATCGACTGGAGGCTCTGCGAGTGGGTGGCTCCCTGGCCCCAGCCGTGGCCGACCACACCACGCAGTACGACCGGCACGCCGCCCTGGTTGCCGTACATGTAGCGCCACTTCGCGGCCAGGTTGAAGATCGCGTCCATGGCCAGGAACATGAAGTCGTCGCGGGAGTAGACCACCAACGGCCGCATCCCCCTCGACGCCGCCCCGACGGCGATCCCGGCGAAGGCGTTCTCGCAGTTCGGGGTGTCGTGCATCCGGGTCGTCCCGAAACGTTCGGTGGGGGCGACGGTCGTACCGTAGATGCCCTTGCGGTCCGCGATGCTCTGGCCGGCGACGAAGATCCGTGGGTCGGCCTCCATGCATTGCAGGGTGGCCTCGCCGATCGC is a window of Micromonospora sp. NBC_01699 DNA encoding:
- a CDS encoding alpha-ketoacid dehydrogenase subunit beta gives rise to the protein MRKLKYSEAIGEATLQCMEADPRIFVAGQSIADRKGIYGTTVAPTERFGTTRMHDTPNCENAFAGIAVGAASRGMRPLVVYSRDDFMFLAMDAIFNLAAKWRYMYGNQGGVPVVLRGVVGHGWGQGATHSQSLQSIFGHFPGLYVATPATPADAKGLLISALQGDNPVVLLENRGLYEVEGEVPEEPVAVPFGVGRIARAGQDITIVAASLMVREAERAAEALTEWGVNAEVVDVRSIRPLDEEIICTSVAKTGHLVVADTSWARYGFSAEVAAVVAENVLGSLRAPVRRVTLPDSPAPVSWPLEQAFNPDAEAIAKACLEVLGMDQKVSVELDELARDFIGPY